Part of the Impatiens glandulifera chromosome 8, dImpGla2.1, whole genome shotgun sequence genome is shown below.
GGCAATTTCCGATCTTCACATCTTCCGTTAAGCGAATATGATTCTGCACTTGACGATGAGAGTCTGAACCCGGGGGAACAGATTTTTGAGAAGATCATTTCAGGAATGTATTTGGGTGAAAAAGTTCGCAGAGTTCTACTCAGAATGGTGGAAGAAGCTGCATTTTTTGTTGATACCGTTCCCCCAAAACTGAAAATTCCGTTTATACTCGGGTTGTTTTATGCTTATTTTCATTATGTCAAAACGGATAACCCTTTTTTATTTACGTTATTGGCATGAATTGTCTTTGGTTCTTTTAGGACTCCTCACATGTCAGCCATGCATCACGACTCTACTCCCGACCTGAAAGTGGTTGCGAGCAAGTTGAAGGATGTGTTCGAGGTAACTTTCTAAACCTCTAATTCTTTTCATTAAAGCTTGTTTTCTCTGGGGTTATTGGGAGATTCGACATAAAAGTggattattatgaattatttacgttaaatttctaaaatatcgGAGACTTACATTCCAAGTCATGACATCATTTGCCTTCATTTAATAAAGTTTCCACAATCTCTTTATATTTACAGGTATCGAATACCTCGCTTAAGACAAGAAAGAGATAATAGTAAAACTGAGTAACATTGTCGCCACGCGTGGGGCACGTCTATCTGCAGCTGGGATCTTCGGAATTCTCAAGAAAATAGGAAGAGAAACGGTTAGGGATGTCGATAACAAGAAGAAGTCGGTTATAGCATTGGATGGGGGGGCTGTTCGAGCACTATGGGAAATTCAGCAGTTAGCTATATGGTGAGTACTCTCGATGAGCACTATGGGAAATTCAGCAGTTATAAGGTACATGGGGACTCGGGAATTGAGCATTTTTTAAATTCGTCCTTTGGATCATAGTTTTTAGGCCTTTCTGAGCCAGTTTAtcaaaagatatttttatttttttggttttccCCGGTCCAAATAACGAACATGAGTATTGTATTAGACCAGACTTTTTATTAGATATAAGGGTGTAAAAATGGGGTGTCTACAAGCTGATTTTTCGACATGACAGATATATTAGGCATTATAAGAATCAAGTGGAAAATACTTCCTTTAGAGGCTACAAGCTCTTATGTTGTAGTAGGACCCCTTTTATATTAGGGAATATCAAGGGGgcaaaataatctaaaaaaaccCACATCAAATCAGTGTGATGTGATTTGCTTAAATTCGTTTGTTataatgcttaaactcacataTTAGGAACTTGGGTTTGACTTTATGTATCTAGGTTGCTGACGATTCAACATTATATGGTTGCTGTGTATTGGTGGAAGAAATTGTACAAAAACCATCTGCATTGATATCCATCCAACTCTGAGTCGCCATGTGCTAACCACACAGATGTTACTGTATTCTGTCAAGACTTCCTTTTTTTGAGCTGCATTTTGGTGTATTAAACAGGTTTGTGTCCTCCATTATAAGCTAATGTCAATGTATATCAGACACTGGCAAACTTTAACTTCCAGAAGTGTTTGTTGTTATGTTTTTGACTTCTGATCTTCTATATCCAATAACAAATGTACTGTGGCTGAAAGATGTTACATCTGCTATCATAACCTTGAGGCAATTTGTTAGATATGAACTGGACTCCTACAATAAGCAGAAACAAGATAGCTATTTCAGTGTTGATAGTCAGTTAGACTATTTATTGAGGAAATGATTTAGCTGCCTATATACAACAGAAACTGAATTGAAcataatataaaactatttgaCATCAACATTCTAGGAACTGGAAATCTTCTACAATAAGCAGGAACTAGATAGTTATTTCAGTTTTGATAGACAGTTTGACTATTTATTGGCAAAACAAAATTTAGCTGCTTATATACAACAGAAATGGactgaattatttaataaataaaactatttgaCATCACATACTAGGCACAGGGAAATTCTTTGACTAGGATTCTTTCAACTTATATGTACATCTGCCACTGAATTTGTTTATTTCAACTATCACTAAGTCAATTTTTGTATGTGAGTTATAGATGGGAAAGTTTTACTTTACCGATCTTAGAACGTAGTAAGGGGAATGCATGTTGATTGGCCAAAATTCCAGGATCCtctatatatttgttatttaaccTTGGGTGATAAAGCTTGTAAGGAGTTAATAAACTTGAGGTGGCTGGAAAAGCTTCTGTTTCGGCTTGACTCAATAgattatttctcttattttctAAATGGATTGTGTTAGTAATACCCTTGGAACTTGTGGATTTGTCATTTATATAGCTGCTTTTTAGAGAGAAGTATCCCATTAACTCTTCAAGTGTTTGCCATTGCACAGCCTTTTAATTACCAGATTAGTTGATAGAAAATTAAGCCATGTTAATACCTCATTTTGACATTGTGTTTGTTTGATGGTTACTGTAGCTTATTCACTGAAGAAAGGTTGGAGTGCAGGAGTCCTATACAGTGAAACAACAAGagtctacaaaaaaaaaaaaaatggtaatatatattttagttttttttaaaggtcagcatatatatatatatatatgagaggcTGATTTCTTCATCACAGAATCTCTCTCTATCTCAAGCAGCCCCCGAAGAAGCCATCTCTCTCTCAAGCAGCCCCCGAAGAAGCCATCTCTCTCTCAAGCAGCCCCCGAAGAAGCCATCTCTCTCAAGCAGCCCCGCCCCCGAAGAAGCCCGACCCTCACTCTCACAGCACCTCTCTCTCTAacatatatttctctttctctgCAGAAATTCCCAAACAAGATACTGTATTTCTTCGTCCTTCCATGGATTCCCTTTTGGGTTGTGGCAGGGAAAAGGGAAAATGGGGTTGTCGGGCGGCTCTGCAGCAGCGGCAGGGAAAATGGGTTGTCGGGCGGCTCTGCTGCAGCGGCAGGGGGGACAAACCCtacttttatttgaaattggttGAAATCGGTAAgtaatagtttttattatataaggTTGTATTTTCATCCTTTGAAAGCTCATTCTCTCCCTCTTTCACAGATCGCCATTCCAATGTTGAGTCTGAGAAAGATCATTGCAGCTGCTTCCCGACCACTCTCAAGAACTTTCCGCACCCATCCATATGTTTTCTCAATCCTTCTTGATTCCAGAAGGGTCTTCATCAATGGAATGATTGATGAGGAAAGTTCCAATTCGGTTATTTGTCAACTCATGTATCTGGAGCACAAAGAGCCAACGTTGCCGATTCAAATCATCATCAATTCTCGGGGAGGAAGTTTCGCCTCAGGTTTCtgtctttcttttcttttttcttcttcttcttacttcttacattacctaataatttattcatttgttaTGTTAGGTATGGCCATTTACGACCAGATTCAATCTCTCGCTTGTCCCGTACACACTTCGTGTGTCGGGAATGCAGCTTCAATGGCTGCAGTGTTACTTGCAGCAGGCAAAAAAGGTTTTAGATATGCCTCAATCAACAGTTTCATTATGATCCATTCGGCAAGTGCTGGATTTCAAGGTTTCACAAGGGATGTGAAGATCGGCGTTGATCGCCTTCTTCAAGTAGAGGAAGACAAGATTGTTGTCCGTAAGTTGGCCAAACACACGGGCCTTTCAATAGACTTCCTGATGAAGTCTATTAAAAGGGATAATTATATCTCCCCTCAACAGGCCAAAGAGTTAGGTTTCATCGACGTAATAGGTAACTTTCCCTCTCTCACTCGCAAGTCTGATTCTCCCTCGCTCGACGATATTGATTCTCCGTATCCCGCTGATGATATTGATGGATGAactactttattattattattattatttagtctTTTGGATCATATTTATATTCTCCATCCCCCATTATGATGGGCTTTTGTTTCTTTATCTATGCTACATTTGAATCTAAAGAAGTAAATCTGTTTTTACTTAGTGTGTTATGTTATTAAAGTTGTCTCTGggagttttcaaaaaaaaacaaacctgTTCTTGAATCGCATCTGCTCATATATATCTTCTTGCAAGCATGAGGAGTTAGAAATAGATACAAATTTCAACTAAAACATGACTAATTATGAGAACAGTTGCTAGTAACAATACAAAGTTAAGTTCATAAGTTTTGACTTTTGGGGCATTTCCAGATTgaaaaccaaattaaatatgaaaggTGCTAAAAGATGGACAAAAAAATGAAGCAAAACAGATTGTTTAAACGTGAAATCAAAAGGGAAAATATCtttgaaaataatacaatgaaCAACAAACATATTCTAGAATAATACCTTTGTATATACTTCAATTTGTAAACTTGAGTTGTCCTTGTATGACTGACTTCAATTTAaactcatatattttaaattgatatataaatatcattatatattaatattatttagatttttactcAAACACCttaaaattatcatcaatttgattcaatattttctttagtttatttttttattattattattgggtttgaaaatttatgatattattttgtttgtttatgtaaGTGGATTAATAAATTGGTTGCatccttttaaataaaataaaaaattgtgagtatatattttttttctttcaaaattatctatcaTAAGATTAATGATGTTTATAACTCTATTCAATCAACTAATCAGAATATAATTATGTGatattcaattatattaaaaacaagcTATTATCTTTATTCCCCAAATTTGTcaacataattatatttatgattatgttattttattaattatatgtgcTAAACAAATTagacaaatataattaaaacacaaACAAAACTCTCAACATTTACCActttgaaatattaataaaatttaaaggaGCTTTTGGTACAAACATaggaatataaatataaatatatatatagttttttttttgtatagatAATATTTATAGTATATAACACTAAAAGtaactaaaaattatttgtatagtTAGTTCACAAGTATttctataataattattattattttgaaaaaaattcttttGTGGAGATGACATACTGTCTCTAATgaccaattttaaaattcagtgaaattcttaaaaataaaaataaaaccaaatactaataatttgtaatacttacaagagaatatatatatgtttctttaATTAAGTCAAACTATCATTAACTTTCCCTAGTAATTGTATTTCTCGAAACTGTTTTTCCATTAGAAACTAATTAAGTAGACATACCTGGTTGtccaattaatatatttggCATTtcccatatttttaattaataaatggttTAAAATGAGTTGAACTTTTTTCTACTAtcaaatgagaaattaaaaataaaataaaaccaggAATGGAATGACAACAATTATCAAAAGGTTtagattacaataataatattatttaggtGCCTCCTTGAGCCTATTTTAAgagttattaataatttaaattttaaaaatagaatcataataaataaacagtacccttcttctttttcaatcCATAAATACACTCATCTCTTCTAATTCTTAATTACCAAACTAGTCAACTACATATACAAACCCTAGCTACGTACCTTGATcaagtttaattaaattaccaacaaatataataaattaagggtaaaattgtcattttcttctcaaatattattatcaaaaacaaattatgtttaaaaaaataataataggcAGAATGTCCATTTCATTAGATAAGTGGCAGTGGGGCTAACTTAGAACCTGATCAACATGGCTTTGTGTGAGTTGTAAGGACCCATACCTAACTAGTCAACTAATTGTAATATCAATAGACTCACGTAGGGGACAAATTTTGTAACCTAGATTAGACACCCACcccttaatttaaatttattttcatttaagaataatatatctTTAATGGGTATATTTAGCTTACATTAACTAATAATTAGTAATTACTCATCTCCACCATCCATCAAATCTTTACCATTTTCAGAAAgtggtaaaataataattattatgaatagAAAGTTGACTTGTACATAAAAAAGATTGTAGATAAtagatagataaaaaaaaaagttgtaatcTTTATAGGTAGCTAGAAGAATCACTCTCGTGATACAAATGTGCTTTGTGGACCATATATACCAActataattgtattattttatttatttaagcaTCACATTCATgtctttattgattaattaagtTTGATAATCTATGTCTCATGATCATTCTTATCAAATACTAGTGGATTCTTGTtgctttataattttataaattagtccTTTCTAgctaattatattaattatataatacaaaataaattaggttattGGTTTGTGTATGTAGATTAGAAACATATACAATTATATTAATCATGATattgagataaataaataaaataattatatatatatatatggaatgtGGTGAACTTGAATTAGGCAAACATTGATAGTTCTCTTAAGAAATGATTAAACAAACAATAACAATTTAGAGCATGGACGAAGCTAAAGTTAGGATTGAGGTGGATTCAAGTCAATCTCGAagatttttttacattaaaaatgaCACAAcccttatttttaattttttttagttactttattatttatttctctaattgtatataaattatatatatatgggatgTACGATGAACTTGAATTAGGCAAACATTCACAGTTCTCTCAAGAATGGATTAAACAGGCAGACAACATGGTTGAGGATATGGTTGAGGTATGCTGAATTCtatttcaaagttttttttacgCTAAAGTTGCAGTGCAAcccttcaatttttttaaacttttttactatttatttctctaattctaaaaaattgacaattttttttttaataaattcaagTCCTCGATccccaatttcaattcttaacttcttatttcttttaaagtTTAAGAATcccacaaaaatatatttgccCATATTGttctatgaaaaaaaattagtttttttggaAAGCTTCAACCTAAAAAGGGTGGGCATGTGAGTATATATGGGAATAGTTTTTATCATGTTCTCTTAATTcccatatttatttaattaattaattaaaattatttttaagtcaAAATTCCAACTTAAAACAGCAACCTTTCATTTTCATATCAAAACAAACTTTATTGCTACTTAAGGAAATAAATGTATGTCAACATGGGCACCACTAGCCAGTAGCCACTCACTTGTCTATCtgatcaatttattaattaattactcttaatatattttaattattagccCATTCACTATATACCCCTTTATTCatgatacatatatataaagttagatgttactatatatatattaacaagtTGTATATATGTTCCATCAATAGGTGCCAAACTAGTTTCAAAGAAGAAAGACTAAGAATATTTGTCTAACTAAGTACTGGTTGGGTAGGGAATAGTGTTTAATACttttatgtcttttttttttaaacgattagAGTTACGAGTTGACTCAATGTGCAAAAAGACCGGTTATTAAGATTCTTGTAGTCTTCCTAGCATGTTGGAAAAGAAATTTCCAATGCGACAACATTAGGTACGAAACTAAGGttgattaattattagtgtGAGGGTAACCTAACTAAATTCTTGAGTCTCGGTGTCTCAAATTGCGTCGACTTATTTGATAAATTGGAAAGCAAGTTTAGTTAGCTTAGAGTTGGGTGTGACTGATAATTAATTGTATGATTGTATATTAGTATTCAAGAGGACAATTAATTAGGTTATATATGTATTGATATCCCATActccaaataatatatatatataggactCCATACCAACCATGCAAGTTGAGCCTCTTAAGACTCCTTTCTCACTATTTTTATACGTGGAGTTtccaaataatttgttttctcttttcaaattaggtttagggtttacgATTTTATGTTCATGAAATTTATTCTCTACAACTGAAGTTCTTATTCCTCGCTAGTTGTTTTTTTATCACTATTTTCGAAAAActtaattagtatttaaataaatttaaactttcAAAACATTATGCAAGAGATAAATGGGTAATGTATTAGGTAAAATGTAAATTGTTAAACACAATAGGACTAAAAATGACGATAAAAAAAACGAAAATTAAAATACATGAAAACTGAGATATTATCGAACACGAAAGTCCTTAAAAAATGACGACTAACTCTTCTCCAACCAGTTCTATGAAACTTTTCGTAGATTTGacaatataactaattttaacgatgtttagaacttttgtatttacaattttggaatattattcaattcttgGCCTCATGAATTCAtatcacataattttattttttttattgaaaatgatccatttaatcatataacataataacaatgtcaaaatttgtataaaatgaAGTTTGTATTTATTAAAGATGTACTGACTAGAAAATTATTAAGGTAATTCTACATAAATAAGTttttgacttaaaaaaaaataaaaaaatctcttaACTTAGTTTTCGTGGTATCTTTTTGAAGAGACTAAACTTtgttacttttaattttttcttattcaaaAATTTTCAATATGGGCCAATTTGTATGAACCTATTATTATGGGCCTATATTATCGTAAAGGCCACAATAATGGTTTATTTCATGGGTCTAACTGAATTCTAGCCTTACAGTAAAACAGTGGTTCTTCCTCCGGTGCCGAAGCTGAAGAACTGAAGAACGCCGTCCGGCCGTCCGGCCGCCGGAGGACCAAAGCTCGCCACCACCTAGACAGTAATACTCTATCTCTACATAATGAAACTATTGGTAATTGATCCCGAAAGCAGTTTTTATTTGGTGAAAATTTGAATTGCATCAAACTGTAGTAATTTGTACTCTTGATTTATCGAGTATTGAAACAGCTCAGTAATGAAATGAAGTCAGATCATTGATTTTCTAATGATATAGATGTATACAGTGTTCTTTTTCGTCTTGATTTGAGTTGAATCATTGGTAGTAGAAACCGTTATTATCAATCGTAGTTCTCTTCTTTTGTTTATGTATATAAGATAGTTTTCCTGTATTAGGAATGTAATCCTGAATTTACATGTAAATTGTAATGATATTACTGATTCATTTATCATGAAATGCAGGCATAAGATGTGACATCCTTGTTCTTGAGgtaacattaattatatattgcaCTACTTTATTGGAATATGAACATACTTTAGTAGTTCAAAGTGTAGAATTAGTTGTGTTATTTATTGTTACTACACCATTGATGGCTGGCTTGCTATTTGTAAGCCTTTAAGGCTTCAGAAAGATAACTGACATATATGTATTCACTTAGAGTTTCAACATGATAGAGGTTCAAAGGTTAAGTGCCAGCAAAACTTTTGACCATAATAGAATGCAAGGCTTCAGACCTAAGCATATTGATACTCGTAATCAACTGTTTCTGCTCATTATTATATCGATAATTTTCAATGTCTCATCACTTCATGATTTCAGTTATTAATTAAAGATCTTTGGTCGTTTTTTCCTGAAAAGGTGCAGCTGCTATTAACAATGATAATGAACTGGCTTAATTGTCAATACATACTCAACAAGTGAGTGCCCATATTGTTTGTCTTCATATCTAAATGTGAAACGTTGGAAATGTGTTGTAAATGACTGTTTTGTATGAAGTGATGCTCGATCAATTCTAGACATGGACGTATCTATGTAGGTGCTGTACCAGGCTTAAACTTAGcccaaaagaaaaatatttacatttatgTAAACCtatcttttaaaataacaatagcCTTATATTAGTTGTCATGTAGTTCGATTCTCACCAAGTGAATTCTAGCATTGGTTGGTGATTGAAGACTAATTAGGACAACAGTTACATTGATTATGTGACTTTAATTTCTGCTATATTTATCAGTCAAAACTGATGCCAGTTTTATAAATGTGCTGCTATGATTTATCATGTGTTCTTCACCATTGGCAGGCAGCAGGGAGCCAGGGAGCATTGAATTTATTGTGCTTCCACCTAAAACAACCTGTAAGTTTCTTCGCCCAATAAATAATGCATGTCAATGACACTTCCATTGACATTAGATTTagttatttaaagaaaatcacTAAATAAAACCATAGATTTGATTAGTAGTTAACCTCAATTATGTGACATGTCATCTTTTACCCCTTTTGAGTAAGCCATGTtataatatttactttatttaggTAATAGAAATACATACAATAAGCAGGTAGGTAGGGGGATACTTTACAAATGAATAGGGACAATATAATTTACTctatttggaaacaattttagaaaatattattattattgttcaaTTGAGCTATGAATAGTTTTAtactaaatcaaaatttaaaaatagctGTAAAATGACTAATTTGAGGATGCTAATAATATTTGCTGGTAAGCCTGGCATAATTTCTCAGACTCATTTGTAACTAAATTTGAAGATCAAggacttatttaatatttttagctAACTACTTCTAACTACTAATTTTTTGATCAATTGTCTAACCCTGAATCCTAACCCTATTGGTACCCCACCATAAGAAAACATGTTTTTGTCTTCCAAAACAGAGAAACAAACAAActgcaaatgggaaaaagtaACTTGATATATTTTAGTCTATTAGGAAGTAATACTTTTAATAAAGttgtaattataataaaaataattatactaattatGTCCCAATTCAAGGCATATTCTTAGAAGGAATGGAACACTAATCATTTGGCCTATTAGactaaatatttaagaaatatatattttgttaaattgtaaaatcaaaCCATTTAACAACTTGATATTAGTAATTGAATTTCTAAGAATTAgagtgaaaaaataatttgttgtgtTGTTAATTcgtttgaaaaagaaaataagttcAATCAACTCATGTAGTTGGCGTTTCTTTGATGACAATTTCAATATACCATAACCCTCTCAAACTGAACCTACAATTTTCCTAGGTTTGACTTTAATTGACCCAGAATGTAAAATGAGCATGATATTTGGATGGTTCCTCGTTATCCGcctaaaagtaataaaaaaatgtcaatttaacacattttttaaatgctacttatatatattgtattttatataatataataaagatatcaatacatatttaattaaatagattatttatatgataattttttattctttgatGAATGATTTTAAGAAGAAAATCCCAAATTAGAACTTGGGTTTGGATggtaaagatatttttttttatctgaggaactaataaaaaaatgaatattttatccAACTTTCTACCAATCAACACATTAGATTAGGTTGACCAGTCTTAGTTTGGCTCGAATAAATGAGCCAAAGTTTCAAAGGATAAAGATCTAAACTAGAGATTAAGAGAAACCTTCTTAAAAAATTAGCTGTGTTTTAGTTTTAGACTCTTTAACATCATTGATGACGCCCAAGTCCCAATCTTTTGGCTTTCCCCACCTTCCACTCTATCTTCTCTCTCTACTGATATGACCTCTTCCTCTTAGCCGAACACATGATATTTCTAGTCAATTGAAAGTTCGACTAATCCGCCCACTATCTTTAGACGGCATTTCTCAGACAACGAGAGCAAAAGAACTCATCTTTACAGGAACAACTATAACCTATTGCGGATTCTACCGATCTGGACTTTTTCTGTAATGGGAAAGATAACTGTTTGCGTTGTAGCAGTATCGGCTGCCGCGGTTTGCGCCGCCGCCGCACTGATTGTTCGCCATCGTCTGAGGAGCTCTGGTCAATGGGCAAAGGCGATAGCGATACTGAGAGAGTTCGAGGAAAAGTGTGATACTCCAATTGGGAAGCTGAAGCAAGTGGCCGACGCTATGACCGTTGAGATGCATGCTGGTCTTGCATCTGAAGGTGGCAGTAAGCTCAAGATGCTCATCAGCTACGTTGACAATCTTCCTAcagggtatatatatatatatttgtttttatctaCTTTTTAAGGAATCTGATGCTTTAAAGATGCTATCTTTGACTGATGTTGGGTTATCAATTTGAAGAACCCAGATTTTGGCTTCACTAACCCTTTTTTTGTTGTTGGGTATTTCAGTTTACATTTTGTTAATCTAAAATGATGCTAATTCTAATCATAGTTTAGGAAAGCTGTTTCTTTTTTGTCCATATGAAACAGTGAAGTAGAAGAACATCAATCATGTATTTCATAACTGATCATAACTTGTCTTGTAGTGATGAGAAAGGTTGGTTTTATGCATTAGACCTTGGTGGTACAAATTTCCGTGTGTTGCGTGTGCAATTGGGTGGAAAAGACAATCGAGTTGTTAAAAAAGAATTTGAGGAAGTATCCATTCCTCCTCACTTGATGGTTGGGAGTTCAAATGTGAGTTTTTACCTTGTTTACTCATATATGATCCAGATTTTGATT
Proteins encoded:
- the LOC124911602 gene encoding ATP-dependent Clp protease proteolytic subunit-like, with the translated sequence MLSLRKIIAAASRPLSRTFRTHPYVFSILLDSRRVFINGMIDEESSNSVICQLMYLEHKEPTLPIQIIINSRGGSFASGMAIYDQIQSLACPVHTSCVGNAASMAAVLLAAGKKGFRYASINSFIMIHSASAGFQGFTRDVKIGVDRLLQVEEDKIVVRKLAKHTGLSIDFLMKSIKRDNYISPQQAKELGFIDVIGNFPSLTRKSDSPSLDDIDSPYPADDIDG